From one Eptesicus fuscus isolate TK198812 chromosome 21, DD_ASM_mEF_20220401, whole genome shotgun sequence genomic stretch:
- the LOC103284693 gene encoding LOW QUALITY PROTEIN: bromodomain-containing protein 9-like (The sequence of the model RefSeq protein was modified relative to this genomic sequence to represent the inferred CDS: inserted 1 base in 1 codon; deleted 1 base in 1 codon): MHYDLSPATWKQGVTGTEVLSACKETSTHLHGLFWVKAYYGQVLTVHLFIVHLGPTLVVLLCSYEVLHEALVEQAATFRGHPAMAISKRTNQGDGEAWWGVGGRAGLWDRINRLPPGGEMGYLKKSGNGSLLYGVVNTAEPDADEEETHPVDLSSLSSKLLPGFSFTTPGFKDEEGRSTVTFLSSASTALSMHNHSVFGDLKPDETELLYSAYGXGVQCALSLQEFVKDAGSYSKRMVDDLLDQITGGVHSRMLFQLRQRRSVTMKPSEEVKTGDSLGDGGSVLDFMSMKWYSDVSLDISMLSSLGKVKKELDRDDGHLNLDETTKLLQDLHEAQAERGGSRPSSNLSSLSNTSDRDLHHLRSPSRLSVGEQPDVTHDLYEFLQPPEPAASTKSKPCR, from the exons aTGCACTACGACCTCTCGCCTGCTACCTGGAAGCAGGGGGTGACAGGGACGGAG GTGCTGAGTGCCTGCAAGGAGACTTCCACACACCTGCatggcctcttctgg GTGAAGGCCTACTATGGGCAGGTGCTCACTGTTCACCTGTTCATAGTGCACCTGGGCCCGACGCTGGTAGTCTTGCTGTGCAGCTATGAGGTGCTTCACGAGGCTCTGGTAGAGCAGGCAGCCACCTTCAGAGGGCACCCAGCGATGGCCATTTCCAAGAGGACCAACCAGGGAGATGGTGAGGCCTggtggggtgtgggagggagggcagggctctGGGACAGGATCAACCGACTCCCTCCAGGGGGCGAGATGGGCTACCTGAAGAAGAGTGGGAATGGGAGCCTGCTCTACGGCGTGGTCAACACGGCTGAGCCAGATGCA GACGAGGAGGAGACCCACCCGGTGGACCTGAGCTCCCTCTCCAGCAAGCTGCTTCCCGGCTTCAGCTTCACCACTCCGGGCTTCAAAGATGAGGAGGGAAGGAGCACAGTCACATTTCTCTCAAGTGCCAGTACTGCGCTTTCCATGCACAATCATTCTGTATTTGGAGACTTGAAACCAGACGAAACGGAGCTTCTGTATTCTGCCTATG GGGGTGTGCAGTGTGCGCTGAGCCTGCAGGAGTTTGTGAAGGATGCTGGGAGCTACAGCAAGAGAATGGTGGACGACCTCCTGGACCAGATCACAGGCGGAGTCCACTCCCGGATGCTCTTCCAGCTGAGGCAGAGGAGAAGTGTCACGATGAAGCCATCAGAAGAAGTAAAGACTGGGGACTCCCTAGGAGATGGTGGCTCTGTGCTGGATTTCATGTCAATGAAGTGGTATTCTGACGTCTCTTTGGACATCTCCATGCTCAGCTCTCTGGGGAAAGTGAAGAAGGAGCTGGACCGTGATGACGGCCATCTGAACTTGGACGAGACGACGAAGCTCCTACAGGATCTGCATGAGGCGCAAGCAGAGCGTGGGGGCTCCCGGCCATCGTCCAACCTCAGCTCCCTGTCTAACACCTCCGACAGGGATCTGCACCACCTGAGAAGCCCTTCTCGCCTCAGTGTCGGTGAGCAGCCAGATGTGACCCATGACCTGTACGAATTTCTTCAGCCTCCAGAGCCTGCAGCCTCTACAAAGAGCAAGCCTTGTAGATAG